TTGGTGGATTCGCCAGGCGATCACGCGTGCAATAGCCGACCAGGCCCGCACGATACGCATCCCCGTGCATATGGTCGAGACGATAAACAAACTGATACGCGTATCCCGCCAGCTCGTACAGCGCCTCGGGCGCGAGCCTACAGCCGAAGAGATAGCGAAGAACATGGAGGTCGATCCGAATCGCGTAGAAGAGATACAGCGCATCGCTCAGGAACCCGTCTCACTTGAGACTCCTATAGGAGAGGAGGAAGACAGCCAGCTCGGCGACTTCCTTGAGGACAAGGACCTTCCGAGCCCTGAGGAGGCGGCCGCGAGCCAGATTCTCCGCGAGCAGCTCGATGAGATGCTCGACGACCTGACGGACAGGGAACGTGAAGTGCTCCGCCTGCGCTTCGGCCTGGAAGACGGGCACGCTCATACGCTCGAAGAGGTCGGGCGCCGCTTCGGTGTAACGCGCGAGCGCATCAGGCAGATCGAAGCGAAAGCGTTGAGAAAGTTGAGGCATCCGAGCCGCAGCAAAAAGCTGAAAGATTTTATTGAATGAGCTCCCTGCGGCGCAAGCTGTAGTTGCTTCTGTCGTTCGGAATCTTTGTAATTTATTGCACAAACTTCCGATTAGCTTTATACTTCTGTGATATAAGCGAGGTGCGGCAGTGAGACTTGATAAATTTTTAAAGCTTTCACGTCTGGTGAAGCGCAGGACTGTGGCGCAGGAGATGGCGGAGATAGGCGCGGTGCGCATAAACGGACGCGTCTGCAAACCCTCCGCCGAGGTAAAGGAGTACGAC
This DNA window, taken from Synergistes jonesii, encodes the following:
- a CDS encoding RNA-binding S4 domain-containing protein: MRLDKFLKLSRLVKRRTVAQEMAEIGAVRINGRVCKPSAEVKEYDTLDIAYPRRILTVRVLTVDEAALKRNAEAYELVNEEKADSESRPW